In Oncorhynchus clarkii lewisi isolate Uvic-CL-2024 chromosome 16, UVic_Ocla_1.0, whole genome shotgun sequence, one genomic interval encodes:
- the LOC139368910 gene encoding SRSF protein kinase 3 isoform X3 translates to MISMNAVSSGNNNPHSTHSKKHKKKGKKHRKGSGDNLPSLDIGSQIPTADELCRILTIHRPATPPKTSPTPAPLNLSQRPPDLQPPAPLNLSQRPPDLQPPAPLNLSKRPPDRQPPDLQPPAPLNLSQSPPHLLRPSALTTRPLPIPLTPSSDTLSTPVLSSPIAPSLGIPPILFSTPPKPLTSSSQTTSPQALSPPPPDFTPPPTELLGSDDEEQEDPSDYCKGGYYPVKIGDLFNGRYHVVRKLGWGHFSTVWLCWDLQRKRFVALKVVKSALHYTETALDEIKLLRCVRDSDPTDPKRETIVQLIDDFKISGVNGVHVCMVLEVLGHQLLKWIIKSNYMGLPLVCVKSILRQVLQGLDYLHTKCKIIHTDIKPENILLDVDEVYVRRLAAEATVWQQSGAPPPSGSSVSTAPRENQNGKVTKNKKKKLKRKAKRQQRLLEERLVDLQKMEDLDGTSPPDPSNPLRTPCGQDDDAGDPERNANNSSVVKGNENGNCYTHVSSTANTKANPESGSLWIEEGWNGHNPMRFCSPGSGMSGMSAGSILSATSESALSTLSGYSTGRDSQRSGLSPSMFSAADFLVNPLEPQNADKIRIKIADLGNACWVHKHFTEDIQTRQYRALEVLIGAEYGTPADIWSVACMAFELATGDYLFEPHSGEDYTRDEDHIAHIIELMGAIPPPFALSGRYSREYFDRRGELRHIANLKPWGLFEVLLEKYEWPLEQAAQFSDFLLTMLDVTPEKRATAAQCLQHPWLNL, encoded by the exons ATGATATCGATGAACG CAGTGTCCAGCGGTAATAACAACCCGCATAGCACCCACAGTAAGAAGCATAAGAAGAAAGGAAAGAAACATCGAAAAGGATCCGGTGACAACCTCCCCAGTTTGGATATTGG GTCCCAGATTCCCACCGCAGATGAGTTGTGTCGCATCCTCACAATACACAGACCTGCGACTCCACCAAAAACCTCTCCCACCCCTGCCCCACTCAACCTGTCCCAGAGGCCCCCGGACCTCCAACCCCCTGCCCCACTCAACCTGTCCCAGAGGCCCCCGGACCTCCAACCCCCTGCCCCACTCAACCTGTCCAAGAGGCCCCCGGACCGCCAACCCCCGGACCTCCAACCCCCTGCCCCACTCAACCTGTCCCAGAG CCCTCCCCATCTCTTACGTCCTTCCGCTTTAACCACCAGGCCACTTCCTATACCACTAACTCCCTCCTCTGACACTCTGTCCACCCCCGTACTGTCCTCTCCCATAGCACCCTCACTAGGGATCCCTCCAATTCTGTTCTCTACTCCACCTAAACCACTGACCTCCTCATCTCAGACCACCTCTCCGCAGGCTCTCAGCCCACCCCCACCTGACTTCACCCCTCCACCAACAGAGCTGCTCGGATCAGATGATGAGGAGCAGGAGGACCCATCGGATTACTGCAAAG GTGGGTACTACCCAGTGAAGATTGGAGACTTGTTCAATGGCCGATATCACGTAGTCAGAAAGCTTGGTTGGGGTCACTTCTCTACTGTATGGCTATGCTGGGACCTGCA gagGAAGCGCTTTGTGGCACTGAAAGTGGTGAAGAGTGCTCTGCATTACACAGAGACGGCGCTGGATGAGATTAAACTGCTCAGATGT GTGCGAGACAGTGACCCTACAGACCCCAAACGAGAGACCATTGTACAGCTTATTGATGACTTTAAGATATCCGGGGTCAATGGCGTGC ATGTGTGTATGGTGCTGGAGGTTCTGGGTCACCAGCTGCTGAAGTGGATCATCAAGTCCAACTACATGGGTCTTCCTCTAGTCTGTGTGAAGAGCATTCTCCGACAG GTTCTGCAGGGCCTGGACTACCTGCACACCAAATGTAAGATCATCCACACCGACATCAAGCCGGAGAACATCCTGCTGGATGTAGATGAGGTGTACGTCAGACGGCTGGCTGCAGAGGCCACTGTGTGGCAGCAGTCAGGAGCCCCTCCTCCCTCGGGCTCCTCAG TTAGCACCGCCCCAAGGGAGAACCAG AACGGCAAGGTGACcaagaacaagaagaagaagctGAAGAGGAAGGCCAAGCGGCAGCAGCGTCTGCTGGAGGAGAGACTGGTGGACCTTCAGAAGATGGAGGATCTGGACGGGACTTCTCCACCAGACCCTTCCAACCCTCTACGCACCCCCTGCGGACAGGACGACGACGCTGGGGACCCAGAGAGGAACGCCAACA ACTCCTCTGTGGTGAAGGGGAATGAAAACGGGAACTGCTACACCCACGTCTCGTCCACGGCTAACACCAAGGCCAACCCGGAGTCTGGCTCGTTGTGGATCGAGGAGGGTTGGAACGGCCACAACCCCATGCGTTTCTGCAGCCCTGGCTCTGGGATGTCGGGGATGTCTGCTGGCTCCATACTGTCAGCCACGTCTGAGTCAGCACTGTCTACCCTGTCAGGCTACTCCACCGGGAGAGACAGCCAACGCTCCGGACTGTCCCCCAGCA TGTTCAGCGCAGCAGATTTCCTGGTCAATCCCCTGGAACCACAGAATGCTGACAAAATACGCATCAAGATAGCAGACCTGGGCAATGCCTGTTGGGTG CACAAACACTTCACAGAAGACATCCAGACACGTCAGTACCGTGCCCTGGAGGTGTTGATAGGGGCAGAATACGGCACTCCAGCAGACATCTGGAGCGTAGCCTGCATG GCGTTTGAGTTGGCTACAGGGGACTACCTGTTCGAGCCCCACTCAGGAGAGGACTACACTAGAGATGAAG ATCACATTGCACACATCATTGAGTTAATGGGAGCCATTCCGCCCCCTTTTGCTCTGTCTGGGAGATATTCACGAGAATACTTTGACAGGCGAG GTGAGCTGAGACACATAGCCAACCTGAAGCCATGGGGTCTGTTTGAGGTGCTGTTGGAGAAGTATGAGTGGCCACTGGAGCAGGCGGCCCAGTTCAGTGACTTCCTACTCACCATGCTGGACGTCACACCAGAGAAGAGAGCCACTGCCGCTCAGTGTTTGCAGCACCCCTGGCTCAACTTGTAG
- the LOC139368910 gene encoding SRSF protein kinase 3 isoform X1 — MISMNAVSSGNNNPHSTHSKKHKKKGKKHRKGSGDNLPSLDIGSQIPTADELCRILTIHRPATPPKTSPTPAPLNLSQRPPDLQPPAPLNLSQRPPDLQPPAPLNLSKRPPDRQPPDLQPPAPLNLSQRPPDLQPPAQLNLSQSPPHLLRPSALTTRPLPIPLTPSSDTLSTPVLSSPIAPSLGIPPILFSTPPKPLTSSSQTTSPQALSPPPPDFTPPPTELLGSDDEEQEDPSDYCKGGYYPVKIGDLFNGRYHVVRKLGWGHFSTVWLCWDLQRKRFVALKVVKSALHYTETALDEIKLLRCVRDSDPTDPKRETIVQLIDDFKISGVNGVHVCMVLEVLGHQLLKWIIKSNYMGLPLVCVKSILRQVLQGLDYLHTKCKIIHTDIKPENILLDVDEVYVRRLAAEATVWQQSGAPPPSGSSVSTAPRENQNGKVTKNKKKKLKRKAKRQQRLLEERLVDLQKMEDLDGTSPPDPSNPLRTPCGQDDDAGDPERNANNSSVVKGNENGNCYTHVSSTANTKANPESGSLWIEEGWNGHNPMRFCSPGSGMSGMSAGSILSATSESALSTLSGYSTGRDSQRSGLSPSMFSAADFLVNPLEPQNADKIRIKIADLGNACWVHKHFTEDIQTRQYRALEVLIGAEYGTPADIWSVACMAFELATGDYLFEPHSGEDYTRDEDHIAHIIELMGAIPPPFALSGRYSREYFDRRGELRHIANLKPWGLFEVLLEKYEWPLEQAAQFSDFLLTMLDVTPEKRATAAQCLQHPWLNL, encoded by the exons ATGATATCGATGAACG CAGTGTCCAGCGGTAATAACAACCCGCATAGCACCCACAGTAAGAAGCATAAGAAGAAAGGAAAGAAACATCGAAAAGGATCCGGTGACAACCTCCCCAGTTTGGATATTGG GTCCCAGATTCCCACCGCAGATGAGTTGTGTCGCATCCTCACAATACACAGACCTGCGACTCCACCAAAAACCTCTCCCACCCCTGCCCCACTCAACCTGTCCCAGAGGCCCCCGGACCTCCAACCCCCTGCCCCACTCAACCTGTCCCAGAGGCCCCCGGACCTCCAACCCCCTGCCCCACTCAACCTGTCCAAGAGGCCCCCGGACCGCCAACCCCCGGACCTCCAACCCCCTGCCCCACTCAACCTGTCCCAGAGGCCCCCAGACCTCCAACCCCCTGCCCAACTCAACCTCTCCCAGAGCCCTCCCCATCTCTTACGTCCTTCCGCTTTAACCACCAGGCCACTTCCTATACCACTAACTCCCTCCTCTGACACTCTGTCCACCCCCGTACTGTCCTCTCCCATAGCACCCTCACTAGGGATCCCTCCAATTCTGTTCTCTACTCCACCTAAACCACTGACCTCCTCATCTCAGACCACCTCTCCGCAGGCTCTCAGCCCACCCCCACCTGACTTCACCCCTCCACCAACAGAGCTGCTCGGATCAGATGATGAGGAGCAGGAGGACCCATCGGATTACTGCAAAG GTGGGTACTACCCAGTGAAGATTGGAGACTTGTTCAATGGCCGATATCACGTAGTCAGAAAGCTTGGTTGGGGTCACTTCTCTACTGTATGGCTATGCTGGGACCTGCA gagGAAGCGCTTTGTGGCACTGAAAGTGGTGAAGAGTGCTCTGCATTACACAGAGACGGCGCTGGATGAGATTAAACTGCTCAGATGT GTGCGAGACAGTGACCCTACAGACCCCAAACGAGAGACCATTGTACAGCTTATTGATGACTTTAAGATATCCGGGGTCAATGGCGTGC ATGTGTGTATGGTGCTGGAGGTTCTGGGTCACCAGCTGCTGAAGTGGATCATCAAGTCCAACTACATGGGTCTTCCTCTAGTCTGTGTGAAGAGCATTCTCCGACAG GTTCTGCAGGGCCTGGACTACCTGCACACCAAATGTAAGATCATCCACACCGACATCAAGCCGGAGAACATCCTGCTGGATGTAGATGAGGTGTACGTCAGACGGCTGGCTGCAGAGGCCACTGTGTGGCAGCAGTCAGGAGCCCCTCCTCCCTCGGGCTCCTCAG TTAGCACCGCCCCAAGGGAGAACCAG AACGGCAAGGTGACcaagaacaagaagaagaagctGAAGAGGAAGGCCAAGCGGCAGCAGCGTCTGCTGGAGGAGAGACTGGTGGACCTTCAGAAGATGGAGGATCTGGACGGGACTTCTCCACCAGACCCTTCCAACCCTCTACGCACCCCCTGCGGACAGGACGACGACGCTGGGGACCCAGAGAGGAACGCCAACA ACTCCTCTGTGGTGAAGGGGAATGAAAACGGGAACTGCTACACCCACGTCTCGTCCACGGCTAACACCAAGGCCAACCCGGAGTCTGGCTCGTTGTGGATCGAGGAGGGTTGGAACGGCCACAACCCCATGCGTTTCTGCAGCCCTGGCTCTGGGATGTCGGGGATGTCTGCTGGCTCCATACTGTCAGCCACGTCTGAGTCAGCACTGTCTACCCTGTCAGGCTACTCCACCGGGAGAGACAGCCAACGCTCCGGACTGTCCCCCAGCA TGTTCAGCGCAGCAGATTTCCTGGTCAATCCCCTGGAACCACAGAATGCTGACAAAATACGCATCAAGATAGCAGACCTGGGCAATGCCTGTTGGGTG CACAAACACTTCACAGAAGACATCCAGACACGTCAGTACCGTGCCCTGGAGGTGTTGATAGGGGCAGAATACGGCACTCCAGCAGACATCTGGAGCGTAGCCTGCATG GCGTTTGAGTTGGCTACAGGGGACTACCTGTTCGAGCCCCACTCAGGAGAGGACTACACTAGAGATGAAG ATCACATTGCACACATCATTGAGTTAATGGGAGCCATTCCGCCCCCTTTTGCTCTGTCTGGGAGATATTCACGAGAATACTTTGACAGGCGAG GTGAGCTGAGACACATAGCCAACCTGAAGCCATGGGGTCTGTTTGAGGTGCTGTTGGAGAAGTATGAGTGGCCACTGGAGCAGGCGGCCCAGTTCAGTGACTTCCTACTCACCATGCTGGACGTCACACCAGAGAAGAGAGCCACTGCCGCTCAGTGTTTGCAGCACCCCTGGCTCAACTTGTAG
- the LOC139368910 gene encoding SRSF protein kinase 3 isoform X6: MISMNAVSSGNNNPHSTHSKKHKKKGKKHRKGSGDNLPSLDIGSQIPTADELCRILTIHRPATPPKTSPTPAPLNLSQRPPDLQPPAPLNLSQRPPDLQPPAPLNLSQSPPHLLRPSALTTRPLPIPLTPSSDTLSTPVLSSPIAPSLGIPPILFSTPPKPLTSSSQTTSPQALSPPPPDFTPPPTELLGSDDEEQEDPSDYCKGGYYPVKIGDLFNGRYHVVRKLGWGHFSTVWLCWDLQRKRFVALKVVKSALHYTETALDEIKLLRCVRDSDPTDPKRETIVQLIDDFKISGVNGVHVCMVLEVLGHQLLKWIIKSNYMGLPLVCVKSILRQVLQGLDYLHTKCKIIHTDIKPENILLDVDEVYVRRLAAEATVWQQSGAPPPSGSSVSTAPRENQNGKVTKNKKKKLKRKAKRQQRLLEERLVDLQKMEDLDGTSPPDPSNPLRTPCGQDDDAGDPERNANNSSVVKGNENGNCYTHVSSTANTKANPESGSLWIEEGWNGHNPMRFCSPGSGMSGMSAGSILSATSESALSTLSGYSTGRDSQRSGLSPSMFSAADFLVNPLEPQNADKIRIKIADLGNACWVHKHFTEDIQTRQYRALEVLIGAEYGTPADIWSVACMAFELATGDYLFEPHSGEDYTRDEDHIAHIIELMGAIPPPFALSGRYSREYFDRRGELRHIANLKPWGLFEVLLEKYEWPLEQAAQFSDFLLTMLDVTPEKRATAAQCLQHPWLNL, translated from the exons ATGATATCGATGAACG CAGTGTCCAGCGGTAATAACAACCCGCATAGCACCCACAGTAAGAAGCATAAGAAGAAAGGAAAGAAACATCGAAAAGGATCCGGTGACAACCTCCCCAGTTTGGATATTGG GTCCCAGATTCCCACCGCAGATGAGTTGTGTCGCATCCTCACAATACACAGACCTGCGACTCCACCAAAAACCTCTCCCACCCCTGCCCCACTCAACCTGTCCCAGAGGCCCCCGGACCTCCAACCCCCTGCCCCACTCAACCTGTCCCAGAGGCCCCCGGACCTCCAACCCCCTGCCCCACTCAAC CTCTCCCAGAGCCCTCCCCATCTCTTACGTCCTTCCGCTTTAACCACCAGGCCACTTCCTATACCACTAACTCCCTCCTCTGACACTCTGTCCACCCCCGTACTGTCCTCTCCCATAGCACCCTCACTAGGGATCCCTCCAATTCTGTTCTCTACTCCACCTAAACCACTGACCTCCTCATCTCAGACCACCTCTCCGCAGGCTCTCAGCCCACCCCCACCTGACTTCACCCCTCCACCAACAGAGCTGCTCGGATCAGATGATGAGGAGCAGGAGGACCCATCGGATTACTGCAAAG GTGGGTACTACCCAGTGAAGATTGGAGACTTGTTCAATGGCCGATATCACGTAGTCAGAAAGCTTGGTTGGGGTCACTTCTCTACTGTATGGCTATGCTGGGACCTGCA gagGAAGCGCTTTGTGGCACTGAAAGTGGTGAAGAGTGCTCTGCATTACACAGAGACGGCGCTGGATGAGATTAAACTGCTCAGATGT GTGCGAGACAGTGACCCTACAGACCCCAAACGAGAGACCATTGTACAGCTTATTGATGACTTTAAGATATCCGGGGTCAATGGCGTGC ATGTGTGTATGGTGCTGGAGGTTCTGGGTCACCAGCTGCTGAAGTGGATCATCAAGTCCAACTACATGGGTCTTCCTCTAGTCTGTGTGAAGAGCATTCTCCGACAG GTTCTGCAGGGCCTGGACTACCTGCACACCAAATGTAAGATCATCCACACCGACATCAAGCCGGAGAACATCCTGCTGGATGTAGATGAGGTGTACGTCAGACGGCTGGCTGCAGAGGCCACTGTGTGGCAGCAGTCAGGAGCCCCTCCTCCCTCGGGCTCCTCAG TTAGCACCGCCCCAAGGGAGAACCAG AACGGCAAGGTGACcaagaacaagaagaagaagctGAAGAGGAAGGCCAAGCGGCAGCAGCGTCTGCTGGAGGAGAGACTGGTGGACCTTCAGAAGATGGAGGATCTGGACGGGACTTCTCCACCAGACCCTTCCAACCCTCTACGCACCCCCTGCGGACAGGACGACGACGCTGGGGACCCAGAGAGGAACGCCAACA ACTCCTCTGTGGTGAAGGGGAATGAAAACGGGAACTGCTACACCCACGTCTCGTCCACGGCTAACACCAAGGCCAACCCGGAGTCTGGCTCGTTGTGGATCGAGGAGGGTTGGAACGGCCACAACCCCATGCGTTTCTGCAGCCCTGGCTCTGGGATGTCGGGGATGTCTGCTGGCTCCATACTGTCAGCCACGTCTGAGTCAGCACTGTCTACCCTGTCAGGCTACTCCACCGGGAGAGACAGCCAACGCTCCGGACTGTCCCCCAGCA TGTTCAGCGCAGCAGATTTCCTGGTCAATCCCCTGGAACCACAGAATGCTGACAAAATACGCATCAAGATAGCAGACCTGGGCAATGCCTGTTGGGTG CACAAACACTTCACAGAAGACATCCAGACACGTCAGTACCGTGCCCTGGAGGTGTTGATAGGGGCAGAATACGGCACTCCAGCAGACATCTGGAGCGTAGCCTGCATG GCGTTTGAGTTGGCTACAGGGGACTACCTGTTCGAGCCCCACTCAGGAGAGGACTACACTAGAGATGAAG ATCACATTGCACACATCATTGAGTTAATGGGAGCCATTCCGCCCCCTTTTGCTCTGTCTGGGAGATATTCACGAGAATACTTTGACAGGCGAG GTGAGCTGAGACACATAGCCAACCTGAAGCCATGGGGTCTGTTTGAGGTGCTGTTGGAGAAGTATGAGTGGCCACTGGAGCAGGCGGCCCAGTTCAGTGACTTCCTACTCACCATGCTGGACGTCACACCAGAGAAGAGAGCCACTGCCGCTCAGTGTTTGCAGCACCCCTGGCTCAACTTGTAG